The following coding sequences are from one Rhineura floridana isolate rRhiFlo1 chromosome 2, rRhiFlo1.hap2, whole genome shotgun sequence window:
- the LOC133378225 gene encoding olfactory receptor 5V1-like: MERANFTETKDFYLTELSDLPEVRNSLFVAMLLIYLTTLAGNGAILFAIGTDVHLQTPMYFFLSNLSFLDVLCPTVTVPKMLQIFLSEDKTISFVGCMLQLFFLIDVVGTEILLLAVMAYDRYVAICSPLHYTNIMSKHLCAQLAAGTWLTGFISSLVHTSLTFTLSFCGPNKVNQYYCDIPPVLAASCSSTYLAELVLLLVAGILGGGAFLVTLISYIYIILAILRMHSAEGRRKAFSTCGSHLTVVCLFYGTTIATYVRPTSTYSPKQDRIVSMLYGVVTPMLNPMIYSLRNKEVKRALVKALSLKRFS; this comes from the coding sequence ATGGAGAGAGCCAACTTTACAGAAACAAAAGACTTTTACCTGACAGAGCTGTCTGATCTTCCAGAAGTGCGAAATTCCCTCTTTGTGGCAATGCTGCTGATCTACTTAACCACCCTAGCAGGGAATGGAGCAATCCTCTTCGCAATAGGGACAGATGTCCACCTCCAGACCCCCATGTACTTCTTCCTCAGTAATTTatcttttctggatgtcctttgCCCAACTGTCACTGTGCCAAAGATGCTCCAAATCTTCTTGTCGGAAGATAAGACAATCTCATTTGTGGGCTGCATGCTACAACTCTTCTTTCTGATTGATGTGGTGGGCACTGAAATTCTTTTGCTAGCAGTGATGGCCTATGACCGCTATGTGGCCATCTGCAGTCCCTTGCACTACACAAACATCATGAGCAAACATCTGTGTGCTCAGTTGGCTGCTGGAACTTGGCTAACTGGCTTTATCAGTTCCCTGGTTCATACCTCCTTGACATTTACATTATCTTTCTGTGGGCCCAACAAAGTTAATCAGTATTACTGTGATATCCCCCCAGTGTTGGCTGCCTCTTGCTCTTCTACCTACCTCGCTGAACTGGTCCTCCTCCTTGTGGCTGGAATTTTAGGAGGTGGTGCTTTCCTGGTCACCCTGATCTCTTACATCTATATTATTTTAGCTATCTTGCGCATGCACTCTGCTGAGGGAAGGCGCAAAGCCTTTTCCACCTGTGGTTCCCACTTAACTGTAGTTTGCCTCTTCTATGGGACCACCATTGCCACCTATGTTCGCCCCACCTCCACCTATTCCCCCAAGCAGGATAGAATTGTTTCTATGTTGTATGGGGTTGTTACTCCTATGCTAAACCCCATGATCTACAGTCTGAGGAATAAGGAAGTGAAAAGGGCCTTGGTCAAAGCGCTCAGCCTGAAAAGATTTTCATGA
- the LOC133378226 gene encoding olfactory receptor 5V1-like, producing MEKANITETKDFYLIALSDLPEVRFPLFLVILLIYLITLAGNGAILLAIWTDVHLQTPMYFFLSNLSFLDVLCPTVTVPKMLHTFLSEDKTISYVGCMLQLFFLIDVVSTEIFLLALMAYDRYVAICSPFHYTNIMSKRLCAQLIAGTWLTGFVNSLVHTSLTFTLSFCGPNKINQYYCDIPPVLAASCSSTYLPELATLLVAGITGGGAFLVTLISYIYIISAILRMRSTEGRRKAFSTCGSHLTVVCLFYGTTIATYVRPASTYSPKQDRIVSMLYGIVTPMLNPMIYSLRNKEVKRALVKVVGLKRFS from the coding sequence ATGGAGAAAgccaacatcacagaaacaaaagatTTTTACCTGATAGCGTTGTCTGATCTGCCAGAGGTTCGCTTTCCCCTCTTTTTGGTGATTCTGCTGATCTACTTGATTACCCTGGCAGGGAATGGAGCAATCCTCTTGGCAATATGGACAGATGTCCACCTCCAGACCCCCATGTACTTCTTCCTCAGTAATTTATCTTTTCTGGACGTCCTTTGCCCAACTGTCACTGTGCCAAAGATGCTCCATACCTTCTTGTCGGAGGACAAGACAATCTCATATGTGGGCTGCATGCTACAACTCTTCTTTCTGATTGATGTGGTGAGCACTGAAATTTTCTTGTTAGCACTGATGGCCTACGACCGCTATGTGGCCATCTGTAGTCCCTTTCACTACACAAACATCATGAGTAAACGGCTGTGTGCTCAACTGATTGCTGGGACCTGGTTAACGGGTTTTGTCAATTCCCTGGTTCATACCTCCCTGACATTTACATTATCTTTCTGTGGGCCCAATAAAATTAATCAGTATTACTGTGATATCCCCCCAGTGTTGGCTGCCTCTTGCTCTTCTACCTACCTCCCTGAACTAGCCACCCTCCTTGTGGCTGGTATTACAGGAGGTGGTGCTTTCCTGGTCACCCTGATCTCTTACATCTATATCATTTCAGCTATCTTGCGCATGCGCTCCACTGAGGGAAGGCGCAAAGCCTTTTCCACCTGTGGTTCCCACTTAACTGTAGTTTGCCTCTTCTATGGGACCACTATTGCCACCTATGTTCGCCCCGCCTCCACCTATTCCCCCAAGCAGGATAGAATTGTTTCTATGTTGTATGGGATTGTTACTCCTATGCTAAACCCCATGATCTACAGTCTGAGGAATAAGGAAGTGAAAAGGGCCTTGGTCAAAGTGGTTGGCCTGAAAAGATTTTCATGA